A segment of the Pseudomonadota bacterium genome:
GCGCGCTGCGCAGCGATGTGCGCGCCGAGATCTTCAATCTCACCGACGAGGAGAATTTCTCGCCGGTGTTCGACGGTGGCTATTTCGGCTCCACCGACGTGCTGCCCGAACTGCCGCGCAGTTTCATGATCAGCCTGAGTCATCACTTCTGAGCATGGCCGCGCGACGCGTGCCGCCCGTCGCTGCCGCGCTGCTCGTGCTGCTGGTCGTGCTCGGCGGCTGCGCGCCGGCCACGGCGCCGGAGGTCGATCCACGCACGCTGGCGTGGCCGGCGCTGCTGGCCGCGGCGCGCGGCAGCGAAGTGCGCATGGCGATGTGGACCGGCGACCCGGCCATCAACCGCTACATGCAAGGCTACATCGCGCCGCGCCTGCGTGAGCGCTATGACATCACGCTCGCCATCGTGCCGGTGGCGGGCGACCTGCCGGTGCTGCTCGGCAACGAGATGGCGGCCGGCCAGGCCCGCAGCCATCTCGACGTGGTGTGGATCAACGGCGAGAACTTCTACAAGCTGCGCGCCGCGCAGGCGCTGTTCGGCCCGTTCACCGCGCACCTGCCCAACGATGTTCATGTCGACTGGCGCAACCCGCGCATCGCGCGCGACTTCCAGCAGGAGGTCGCCGGCTACGAAGCGCCATGGGGCACGGTGCAGCTGCTGCTGATCAGCGATGAAGCGCGCGTCGCCGCGCCACCGCGCGATGCCGAGGCGCTGGCCGCCTGGATCAAGGCCCATCCCGGTCGCTTCACCTTCGACCTCGCCTTCACCGGCTTGAGCTTTCTGAAAACGCTCATGATCGCGCTGGCCGGCACGCCCACCGCGCTCGACGGCCCGTTCGACGAAACACGCTACCTCGCCAGCCGCGAGCGCCTGTTCGCGTGGCTGCGTGACGTGCGACCGGCGCTGTGGCGCGAGGGCAGGACCTTCCCGCGCGACGTCGCGCAACTGCACGCGCTGTTTGCCAATGGTGAAGTGGATTTCACCATGAGCATGAACGACGGCGAGGTCGACAACAAAATCGCCAGCGGCCAGTTCCCGCCATCGGCGCGCGCCCATGCGCTGGACAGCGGCATGCTCGCCAACAGCCATTACCTCGGCATCGTGGCCCGTTCGCCGCGCAAGGCGGCGGCGATGGTGGTCATCAACGAACTTCAGTCCATCGAAGCGCAGTATGAAAAGCAGCGCAGCGCAGTGTGGGGCGACGGCACGGTGCTGGCGGTCGACGCGCTGCCGGCGCCGTGGCCGGCGCGCTTCGCCGCACTGGCGGACCGCAAGCGCGCGCCAGCGCGCGCGGAGCTCGCGCGGCGTGCACTGGCCGAACCGAGTCCCGAGGTGATGGTGCGCCTCGAACGCGACTTTCGTGAGTACTTCCTTGGCCCCTAGACCGAGCCCGTGGCTGTGGCCCTACGCGCTGCTGTGCGGCGGCAGCGTGGTGGCCGGCGTGGCGCTCGCGCTCGCCCACAGCGTCGGCCTGCTGGCGTGGCCGCCGTCGCCGGGTCTCGACCTGTCGGGTTGGCGCGCCTTGTTCGTGCACGGCGAGTTCTGGCGATCGCTGGCCTACAGCGCGACGCTCAGTGCCGTCACCCTGGCGCTGGCGCTCGCGCTCGCGCTGGCGTTGTTGGCCATGCTCGGCGAGCGGCTGCGCCACGGCTGGCTGGCGCGCCTGGTGTTGCTGCCGCTGGCGATGCCGCCCGTGGTCGCCGCGCTGCTGGCCGTGCTGGTGCTCGGCGACAGCGGCGTGCTGTCACGCTACGCCTGGCACCTCGGCCTGGTGACGACGCCGGCCGACTTTCCGACGCTGGTGTTCGACCCCTTGGGACGCGGCATCGTCATCACCCATGTCATGTTGGTTACGCCGCTGCTGCTGCTCCTGTTCGACAATCTCGCCATGCATTTGCAGCTGCCGGCGCTCATGCAGCAGGCCCGCGCGCTCGGCGCCAGCCGCGTGCAGGCGCTGCGTCGACTCGCCTGGCCCTTGCTGCTGCGCCAGGCACGCCCGGTGCTGCTGGTCTATGGCCTGGCCTTGCTGGGCGCCTACGAAATACCGCTCATGGTCGGCGCCGCGCAGCCGACCATGATCAGCGTGACCATCCAGCGCGCGGTGGCGGGTTACGATCTCGCACAGCGTCCCATGGGCTATGCCATGGCCAGCACCTACCTGCTGTTGCTGGTGGCGCTGTGGCTGGCGCTGGCCCCGCGCGCGACGGCCGAGCGGGCCGCGCGGCGATGAACACCACGCGCCCGCGAGGCCTGGGCCGGCCCGTCGCGTGGCTCGCGACGCTGTTGGCGCTGGCGCCGTTCGCGCTGTTGGCGACCTGGTCGGTGGCGCGCAGCTGGCGTTACCCGGCGCTGTTGCCGACGGCGTGGCAATTCGATCAATGGCAGACACTCGGCGAACAAGGCGCGGCGCTGGCCGGCGCCGGCTTGCGCTCCGCGTGGCTCGCGCTGCTGGTCGCCACTTGTGCCACGCTCATCGGCTTCGTCACCAGCCACACACTGGCGCGTCATCCGCGTGAACAGCGTTGGATGGGCCTCGCGCTGTTGTGTTTCGCGCTGCCGCCGGTGGTGTTCGCCGCGAGTCTCGGCCAGGCCTTCGCGGCGCTCGGACTCGGTGGCCGCGCCGCCGGCGTGGCGCTGGCCCAGTTGCCGTTCGCAAGCGCCTACGCGCTGGTGCTGTGCCGCGGTTACTGGACGCCCCACAGCTTCGCGCTCGGCGAAGTCGCGATGGCGCTAGGCGCGCGTCCGTCGCAGCGTTGGTGGCGTGTGCACCTGCCCCTGGCGCGCGGCGTGCTCGGCCTATGCCTGTTTCAAACCGCGCTGATGTCGTGGTTCGACGTCGCGCTGGTGCGCATGATAGGCGCGGGCCAGGTCGAGACCCTGTCCCTGAAAGTGTTCGACACGCTCAACGCCGGCGATCTGCGCCAGGCCGCGGCGGCGGCGCTGCTGCTGCTCGCGCCCCCCTGCGCGGCGCTGTGCTATCGGCCGCGCCTGTTGTGGCCGGCACTGACCACGCGACCGCCGTCATGAACGCTCGAGCAGCCGAAGCGTTCCTGCAGGTTCGCGGCCTCGCCAAGCGCCATGGCGAGCAGGTGCTGTTCGAGTCGCTCGATCTCGCTCTCGACGCCGGCCAGACGTTGGCGGTGATCGGCGCGTCGGGCAGCGGCAAGACCACGCTGTTGCGCATCCTCGCCGGACTCACCGCCGCCGATGCCGGCAGCATCATCCTCGACGGGCAATGCCAGGCGCCCGGCGCGACGCCGCTGCGCGGCGCGGTCTATCTCTACCAGGAACCCTTGCTGTTCCCGCATCTCGACGTGTTCGAGAACATCGCCTTCGGTCTGCGCGTGCGTGGCATCGCCGCGGCCGAATTGCGCGGGCAAGTGGAAGCAATGCTGGACGCCGTCGGCCTGCGCGCACTGGCACGACGCGACCCGGCCACCTTGTCCGGCGGCCAGCGTCAGCGCGTCGCTTTCGGCCGCGCGCTGGTGGTCGAGCCCAGGCTGCTGCTGCTCGACGAACCGTTCAGCAATCTCGACCCCGACGCACGCGCCGACATGCAGCGCTTGTGCAAAGCGCTGTGCGCGGCGCGGCGTTGCACGGTGTTGTTCGTCACCCACGATTTGAAGGAAGCGCTGATCATGGGCGACCGTCATGGCCGCCTCGCCGCCGGCCGTTACCACGCCTATGGCGATCGCGCGGCGTTTTGCGCCGACCCGGCCACCGGTGTCGCGGCCGAACGCGCCTTCTGGCGTGATGAAGCGCCGTGACCAGGACCGCTTCCTTGACGCACCGTCAACGCACCAGCGGCGCGTCTATGGCCTGCTCGATGGCGTGCAACAGCTCGCCGGTCGCGACCGGCTTGTTCAACAGCGCACTGATGGAAAGATGCGCCATGCGTTCCAGCACCTGGGTATCGGCGCTGCCGGAACAGATCACGATCGGCAGGCCGAGACCGGCACGCCGCACCGCCGCCGCCAGTTCCTCGCCGGTCAGTTCCGGCATCATGAGATCGCAGACCAACAGATCGTAGGCCTCGGGCTGCGCGAGCAGGTGCTTGAGCGCCGTGACCGGCGACACGAAGCTGCGGATCTCGTGGCCGTAGGCGTTCAGCATTTCGCTCAGGGGCTCGACCACCGCGCGCTCGTCGTCGACCAGCATCAGGCGTCGCGGCTTGATCGCGGCCGCGGTCGGCGCCGCGCGTTTTTCGGCCTCGACCTCGGCGCCGGCGGGCGTGGCGCCGTTGGGGAACAGCAGGCGTACGCAGGTGCCCTGTCCGGCCGTCGAATCGACCAGGATGTGGCCGGCGCTCTTGTGCACGATGCCATGCACCATGGCAAGGCCGAGCCCGGTGCCGCCGTGCTCGCGCTTGGTGGTGAAGAACGGTTCGAAGATGCGCGCCAGCGTGTCGGCCGAGATGCCCATGCCGGTGTCGGTACAGGCGATCTCGACATAATCACCATGAAACGGCGCGCCGCAGGAGCGACAGCGCTGCGACGGCACGCGCACTGGCGCGAGGCTCAGGGCGATGATGCCGTGCACGCTATTGGCGTCGCGCGCGTTGATCACGAGGTTGAACAACACCTGCTGCAGTTCGACGGCGCGGATCGCGATGCGCGTTTCGCGCGGGTCGATGTCGACGTCGAGGCGCATGCTCGGCGGCAGCACCGCCTGCAGCAGCTCGCAGGTGTCGCGCAGCGCGGTCTGCGCCACCAGCAACTGCGCCCGCTCGGTCTCCGGCGTGCTGCGGCTGAAGGCCAGCAGGCGTTCGATCAATTCCTTGCCGCGCAGCACGCCGGCTTCGACGTTGGCGAGGTATCCGTCGAGCGTGTCGTGGCTGGCTTGGCGCAGACGATTGCGGGTCAGGCCGGCGTAGCCGAGCACGCTGGCCAGAATATTGTTGAAGTCGTGGGCGATGCCGCCGGTGAAGGCGCCGA
Coding sequences within it:
- a CDS encoding ABC transporter permease produces the protein MAPRPSPWLWPYALLCGGSVVAGVALALAHSVGLLAWPPSPGLDLSGWRALFVHGEFWRSLAYSATLSAVTLALALALALALLAMLGERLRHGWLARLVLLPLAMPPVVAALLAVLVLGDSGVLSRYAWHLGLVTTPADFPTLVFDPLGRGIVITHVMLVTPLLLLLFDNLAMHLQLPALMQQARALGASRVQALRRLAWPLLLRQARPVLLVYGLALLGAYEIPLMVGAAQPTMISVTIQRAVAGYDLAQRPMGYAMASTYLLLLVALWLALAPRATAERAARR
- a CDS encoding ABC transporter permease, with the protein product MNTTRPRGLGRPVAWLATLLALAPFALLATWSVARSWRYPALLPTAWQFDQWQTLGEQGAALAGAGLRSAWLALLVATCATLIGFVTSHTLARHPREQRWMGLALLCFALPPVVFAASLGQAFAALGLGGRAAGVALAQLPFASAYALVLCRGYWTPHSFALGEVAMALGARPSQRWWRVHLPLARGVLGLCLFQTALMSWFDVALVRMIGAGQVETLSLKVFDTLNAGDLRQAAAAALLLLAPPCAALCYRPRLLWPALTTRPPS
- a CDS encoding ABC transporter substrate-binding protein, which codes for MAARRVPPVAAALLVLLVVLGGCAPATAPEVDPRTLAWPALLAAARGSEVRMAMWTGDPAINRYMQGYIAPRLRERYDITLAIVPVAGDLPVLLGNEMAAGQARSHLDVVWINGENFYKLRAAQALFGPFTAHLPNDVHVDWRNPRIARDFQQEVAGYEAPWGTVQLLLISDEARVAAPPRDAEALAAWIKAHPGRFTFDLAFTGLSFLKTLMIALAGTPTALDGPFDETRYLASRERLFAWLRDVRPALWREGRTFPRDVAQLHALFANGEVDFTMSMNDGEVDNKIASGQFPPSARAHALDSGMLANSHYLGIVARSPRKAAAMVVINELQSIEAQYEKQRSAVWGDGTVLAVDALPAPWPARFAALADRKRAPARAELARRALAEPSPEVMVRLERDFREYFLGP
- a CDS encoding ABC transporter ATP-binding protein, whose translation is MNARAAEAFLQVRGLAKRHGEQVLFESLDLALDAGQTLAVIGASGSGKTTLLRILAGLTAADAGSIILDGQCQAPGATPLRGAVYLYQEPLLFPHLDVFENIAFGLRVRGIAAAELRGQVEAMLDAVGLRALARRDPATLSGGQRQRVAFGRALVVEPRLLLLDEPFSNLDPDARADMQRLCKALCAARRCTVLFVTHDLKEALIMGDRHGRLAAGRYHAYGDRAAFCADPATGVAAERAFWRDEAP